The Salvia miltiorrhiza cultivar Shanhuang (shh) chromosome 1, IMPLAD_Smil_shh, whole genome shotgun sequence genome has a window encoding:
- the LOC131006539 gene encoding uncharacterized protein LOC131006539 isoform X1 encodes MILAVGVDGRRLLSHVLVEGGAVVLNRVGALTTRGVASRRRGNCRCGWRWTGVSCDGGGATDHRLDLAATLCAGAVHDEEEAVHGVQPFAAPVFYPDDTSDPPPIPNLVVRIPTQRSPFSALKNTLESSPQVSSGSQNMNCRDERPPAQFSWQVGIRRCSRSGHPRSPGST; translated from the exons ATGATTCTGGCGGTCGGCGTAGATGGAAGAAGGTTGTTGTCGCACGTCCTGGTGGAGGGTGGCGCGGTGGTTCTAAATCGCGTAGGCGCGCTGACGACGCGCGGGGTGGCGTCTAGACGACGCGGCAATTGCAGGTGTGGATGGCGGTGGACTGGCGTGAGCTGTGATGGTGGTGGCGCTACCGATCACCGTCTAGATCTGGCGGCGACGCTGTGTGCAGGAGCAGTGCACGATGAGGAGGAGGCGGTGCACGGCGTTCAACCATTCGCTGCCCCCGTGTTCTACCCCGACGACACTTCAGACCCGCCCCCAATCCCCAACTTGGTCGTACGGATCCCCACACAAAGGTCCCCATTTTCAGCCCTCAAGAACACGCTGGAATCCTCACCACAAGTTTCTTCTGGTTCACAAAACATG AATTGCAGAGATGAACGACCTCCAGCACAATTTAGTTGGCAAGTTGGGATTCGAAGATGTTCTAGATCTGGCCATCCAAGATCTCCTGGGTCGACTTAG
- the LOC131006539 gene encoding uncharacterized protein LOC131006539 isoform X2, with product MILAVGVDGRRLLSHVLVEGGAVVLNRVGALTTRGVASRRRGNCRCGWRWTGVSCDGGGATDHRLDLAATLCAGAVHDEEEAVHGVQPFAAPVFYPDDTSDPPPIPNLVVRIPTQRSPFSALKNTLESSPQVSSGSQNMR from the exons ATGATTCTGGCGGTCGGCGTAGATGGAAGAAGGTTGTTGTCGCACGTCCTGGTGGAGGGTGGCGCGGTGGTTCTAAATCGCGTAGGCGCGCTGACGACGCGCGGGGTGGCGTCTAGACGACGCGGCAATTGCAGGTGTGGATGGCGGTGGACTGGCGTGAGCTGTGATGGTGGTGGCGCTACCGATCACCGTCTAGATCTGGCGGCGACGCTGTGTGCAGGAGCAGTGCACGATGAGGAGGAGGCGGTGCACGGCGTTCAACCATTCGCTGCCCCCGTGTTCTACCCCGACGACACTTCAGACCCGCCCCCAATCCCCAACTTGGTCGTACGGATCCCCACACAAAGGTCCCCATTTTCAGCCCTCAAGAACACGCTGGAATCCTCACCACAAGTTTCTTCTGGTTCACAAAACATG AGATGA